A section of the Leptospira kobayashii genome encodes:
- a CDS encoding LamG-like jellyroll fold domain-containing protein gives MAFNLDAKEIVRLTQTPLSDWKRIDAIIETKPGKKEIIRASENTPKNKELFLDFEGEVSSPEGKEEVFSSSNFKSPKSVSILSSSYIIDEKHSFFGKRSAYFSGKRNQIHVSVSGSPLFGTNPESFSITVPLLISEQGASSVVLDRTVFIKGKKYGFSLEIEENKPVFYANNLFQTSNGSTKSAEVRSNISIPRKEWHVISIYFDVNEMKFSLYQNGYETASFEGNVSNIIGVSFPEHDSTNLVIGKSFFGNMDAVHIHKGEPMENKDYSRFARVTYSDETKLASQNGSWIISPIYMTEHSFASLMQFEASFEKPKDSQVNVYFRGSNRKFSESQTHVPWTRIEDGNKIPANLEKFRFHQWKVWLRSDPEGTASPSFHAFQYKLKEIIPPNIPTGFRISEFSPLDKKICFAWNSNHEREVQNGGGYMIHYGVEPSRMIGTLFVKNSQTEGLKSIDGKTEENDYKNLKFCADESTLLSNIYISESDAPSLSKTLEDPKFTANRERRGALFQSGISYYFKISAYNRYHDEWEGRDQKSGLSGPISVHFPKEVSQR, from the coding sequence TTGGCATTCAATCTGGATGCCAAAGAAATCGTCCGCCTAACACAAACTCCATTATCGGATTGGAAACGGATTGATGCAATCATCGAAACCAAACCCGGCAAAAAAGAAATCATTCGCGCAAGTGAAAATACACCGAAAAACAAAGAATTGTTTTTGGACTTTGAAGGAGAAGTAAGTTCTCCCGAAGGAAAAGAAGAAGTATTTTCCAGCTCCAATTTCAAATCTCCCAAATCGGTTTCCATCCTATCTTCCTCATACATTATAGATGAAAAACATTCTTTCTTTGGGAAAAGATCCGCATATTTTTCCGGAAAAAGAAATCAAATCCATGTTTCCGTATCCGGCTCACCGCTTTTCGGTACAAATCCCGAATCTTTTTCCATAACGGTTCCCCTGCTTATCAGCGAACAAGGTGCAAGCTCAGTCGTTCTGGACAGAACCGTTTTTATCAAAGGGAAAAAATACGGGTTCAGTTTGGAAATAGAAGAAAACAAACCGGTGTTTTATGCCAACAACTTGTTTCAAACTTCCAACGGATCAACAAAGAGCGCAGAAGTCAGATCGAATATCTCCATTCCCAGAAAAGAATGGCATGTCATCTCCATCTATTTCGATGTAAATGAAATGAAGTTCAGTCTGTACCAAAACGGTTATGAAACGGCAAGTTTCGAAGGAAACGTTTCCAATATAATCGGAGTTAGTTTTCCGGAACATGATTCCACGAATTTGGTCATAGGTAAATCTTTCTTTGGAAATATGGATGCGGTTCATATCCACAAAGGTGAGCCGATGGAAAACAAAGATTACTCCCGATTTGCAAGAGTGACTTATTCCGATGAAACCAAACTGGCAAGTCAAAATGGTAGTTGGATCATTTCCCCGATCTATATGACGGAGCATAGTTTCGCAAGCCTAATGCAATTTGAAGCTTCTTTCGAAAAACCTAAGGATTCTCAGGTAAACGTATATTTCAGAGGTAGCAATCGCAAATTTTCAGAGTCACAAACTCACGTTCCTTGGACTCGAATCGAAGATGGAAATAAAATTCCAGCGAACTTGGAAAAATTCCGTTTCCACCAATGGAAAGTTTGGTTGCGATCCGATCCGGAAGGAACCGCTTCTCCCTCATTCCATGCATTCCAATATAAACTGAAAGAAATCATTCCTCCCAATATACCCACAGGATTTCGAATTTCCGAATTTTCACCTTTGGATAAAAAGATTTGTTTTGCTTGGAACTCCAATCATGAAAGAGAAGTTCAAAACGGAGGAGGTTATATGATCCATTACGGAGTGGAACCGAGCCGAATGATCGGAACCTTATTTGTCAAAAACTCTCAAACGGAAGGTTTGAAATCCATTGATGGGAAGACCGAAGAGAACGATTATAAAAACCTGAAATTCTGTGCGGACGAAAGCACCCTACTTTCCAATATTTATATCTCCGAATCGGATGCTCCTTCTCTCAGCAAAACACTGGAAGATCCGAAATTTACCGCGAACAGAGAAAGGCGAGGAGCTTTATTTCAATCGGGGATTTCTTATTATTTCAAAATTTCAGCTTACAACCGTTATCACGACGAATGGGAAGGAAGAGACCAGAAAAGCGGTCTCTCCGGTCCGATTTCAGTTCATTTCCCCAAAGAGGTTTCTCAAAGGTAG
- a CDS encoding CopG family transcriptional regulator yields the protein MAKIDKRFQILFSEEEILLLKNEADKRGISQGELLRLALRNEITQKSDFTRIKALRTITELLN from the coding sequence ATGGCAAAGATAGACAAACGATTCCAAATTCTTTTTTCCGAAGAAGAAATTTTGCTTTTGAAAAATGAAGCCGACAAAAGAGGGATTTCGCAAGGAGAGCTGCTCCGACTTGCGCTTCGGAACGAAATCACCCAAAAATCGGACTTCACCCGAATCAAAGCGCTTCGAACGATTACGGAGTTATTGAATTGA